From Flavobacterium alkalisoli, the proteins below share one genomic window:
- a CDS encoding UDP-2,3-diacylglucosamine diphosphatase: MKKRIVDVVVLSDVHLGTYGCHAKELLAYLSTIKPKTLILNGDIIDIWQFRKSYFPKPHMKVVKKLLDFASKGTRVYYITGNHDEMLRKFSDTTIGNFSIVDKVVLELDNKKAWFFHGDVFDSSVNHAKWIAKLGGIGYDYLILLNRFVNWCLVKMGKEPYSLSKKIKSGVKKAVKFISDFETIAADLAIENQYDYVVCGHIHEPKMLKKENKKGSVTYLNSGDWIENLTALEYHKKRWKLYRHMDEIKVQLNDEEEYFEMETQLSNELIASLLFNKK; encoded by the coding sequence ATGAAAAAAAGAATAGTTGATGTTGTAGTTCTTTCTGATGTACACTTAGGAACTTATGGGTGCCATGCAAAAGAACTTTTGGCTTATCTCTCTACAATTAAGCCTAAAACACTTATCCTTAATGGTGATATAATTGATATCTGGCAATTCAGGAAATCTTATTTCCCAAAACCTCATATGAAAGTAGTAAAAAAACTGCTTGACTTTGCTTCTAAAGGAACCCGCGTATACTACATTACAGGAAACCATGACGAAATGCTAAGAAAGTTTAGCGATACAACTATAGGAAACTTCTCTATAGTAGATAAAGTTGTGCTTGAACTTGACAATAAAAAAGCCTGGTTTTTTCACGGTGACGTATTTGACAGCTCGGTTAACCATGCTAAATGGATAGCTAAGCTTGGAGGAATTGGTTACGACTATCTTATACTATTAAACCGTTTTGTAAACTGGTGTCTTGTAAAAATGGGTAAAGAACCTTATTCCCTTTCAAAGAAAATTAAATCGGGAGTAAAAAAAGCTGTGAAGTTTATTTCTGACTTTGAGACTATAGCTGCAGATTTGGCAATTGAAAATCAATATGATTATGTTGTATGCGGACACATACACGAACCTAAAATGCTTAAAAAGGAAAACAAGAAAGGTTCTGTTACTTATCTAAATTCCGGAGACTGGATAGAAAACCTTACTGCGCTTGAATACCATAAAAAAAGATGGAAACTATACCGTCATATGGATGAGATAAAAGTCCAGCTTAATGATGAAGAGGAGTATTTTGAAATGGAGACCCAGCTAAGCAATGAACTTATAGCATCGTTACTTTTTAATAAAAAATAA
- a CDS encoding DUF7619 domain-containing protein, which produces MKIFGIKLLYLLLLLLSGGLYSQTIDFTDPNFKYFLTLIDESECSIYSDYGYAKNSLGECITIDANNDNEIDMIEAAAVWELSFPHVFMGWSGMDSFDGLEAFVNIRVITIEFDFSFIDLSVLPNLEEVYLRTDELVSLDCSTLTNLEHLKCDCENLASLTINNLQNLKVLDIENSYNSPIPLNLSGLISLEEINCSYTSLSQLDCTNLTNLKKIDSGFCTGLTSVNTSGLQNLEEVYLPGCTSLTVFNCEDNNNIKHIDLSGCSALTSPYDFTYIETLETLNISNSNIVSVNISNITGLKELYFDNTIFTQINLDGLSSLEKLSCKQSLLQSLDVSEAVSLIDLNCYRAESLNTLTLGNLSNLISLDCTLCPITTLDVSGLLSLESLIMYGTFVESLDLTALENIEIFNAVNSPNISSIALGTHPELHTFEVESCGLLQEIDCSGLENVTVLNFSNCVSLTTIILNDLPNLTELTCGGAEGTPLLTSLQIGQMPLLLKVWFRHCESLEYLDLSGCPSLNRLHLQYCTGLSYINLKNGSVGYVYFNMYNNMNHPYICIDEDEEFYIFEDISPNDAYVSTYCPDGGGNYNTISGILTFDNGDNNCEEFTYLSDFIKIGVTESTNSGATFTNPSGEYKFYVGAGSYNILPEFENDWFTATPTSATINFSSENGLSQIQDFCITANGSHPDAEINIISLEPAQPGMDASYKITYSNKGNTILSGSVSINYENDVMDLVSANPLQDNNNNGTIEWNFTDLLPFEKRSINVVFNVNGPMENPAVNINDVLTYTVSVDLDPDTDETPQDNEFIYNEVVVGSFDPNEIICMEGEIVSVENIGDYLHYNINFENIGNAQAVNVNVIELIDLSLFDITTLELIDASHEVVIRIEGNMVEYKFENINLGPQERGNVAYKIKTLNTLEAGDSVVQKANIFFDYNWPIMTNEAVTMFDVLAGIDDFEMDSFIKVYPNPAEDFVNIASVDNISSIEVYDSNGRLLQIALVNDTNTVLELSTKIQGIYYLKIITDRGTKFEKIIKK; this is translated from the coding sequence ATGAAGATCTTTGGAATAAAATTACTATACCTACTATTATTGTTGTTATCAGGAGGTTTGTATTCTCAAACAATTGATTTTACTGATCCTAATTTTAAATATTTTCTTACTCTGATTGACGAATCTGAATGTAGTATTTATTCAGATTATGGTTATGCAAAGAATAGTTTGGGTGAATGTATTACTATTGATGCAAATAACGACAATGAAATAGATATGATAGAGGCTGCTGCAGTTTGGGAGTTATCTTTTCCTCATGTTTTTATGGGTTGGAGTGGAATGGATTCTTTTGATGGTTTAGAAGCATTTGTGAATATACGTGTTATTACAATCGAATTTGATTTTTCTTTCATTGATTTGTCAGTACTTCCTAATCTTGAAGAAGTGTATCTTCGTACAGATGAATTAGTTTCTCTCGATTGTTCAACACTCACTAACTTAGAGCATTTAAAGTGTGATTGTGAAAACTTAGCATCATTAACTATAAATAACTTACAGAATCTTAAAGTTTTAGATATTGAGAATTCATACAACAGTCCTATACCATTAAACTTATCGGGACTTATAAGTCTTGAAGAAATCAACTGTTCTTATACTTCTTTATCGCAGCTTGACTGTACTAATCTTACAAATTTAAAAAAAATAGATAGTGGATTTTGTACTGGACTGACTAGTGTAAACACATCCGGATTGCAAAACCTCGAAGAAGTTTATTTGCCGGGCTGTACCTCTTTAACTGTATTTAATTGTGAGGATAATAACAATATTAAGCACATAGACTTGAGTGGCTGTTCTGCATTAACATCACCTTATGATTTTACTTATATAGAAACTTTAGAAACCTTAAATATATCTAATAGCAACATAGTATCAGTTAATATTTCAAACATTACAGGTCTTAAAGAGCTTTACTTTGATAATACTATATTTACACAAATCAATTTAGATGGTTTGTCTTCTTTAGAAAAGTTATCATGTAAACAATCATTATTGCAATCTCTGGATGTTAGTGAAGCAGTTAGTTTAATTGATTTAAATTGTTACAGAGCAGAGAGTTTAAACACTTTAACCTTGGGTAACCTTAGTAATCTTATAAGTCTTGATTGTACACTTTGCCCAATAACTACTCTTGATGTTTCGGGTTTATTGAGTTTAGAATCACTTATTATGTATGGTACTTTTGTTGAATCATTAGATCTTACGGCATTAGAAAATATAGAGATATTTAATGCTGTAAATTCCCCTAACATATCTTCAATTGCTTTAGGAACTCATCCTGAGTTGCATACTTTTGAAGTTGAAAGTTGTGGATTATTACAGGAAATAGATTGTTCAGGATTAGAAAATGTTACTGTGCTGAATTTTAGCAACTGTGTAAGTTTAACTACAATAATATTGAATGATTTACCTAATTTAACTGAATTAACTTGTGGTGGTGCTGAAGGAACCCCTTTATTAACATCGTTACAAATTGGTCAAATGCCTCTTTTGCTTAAGGTTTGGTTTAGGCACTGTGAATCTCTGGAGTATTTAGATTTAAGTGGTTGTCCATCCCTTAATCGTCTTCACCTGCAATATTGTACAGGCTTATCATATATTAACTTGAAAAACGGATCTGTTGGTTATGTCTATTTTAATATGTATAACAACATGAATCATCCATATATTTGTATTGATGAGGATGAAGAGTTTTACATTTTTGAGGATATTAGTCCTAATGATGCCTATGTAAGCACTTATTGTCCGGATGGAGGAGGTAATTACAATACAATTAGCGGTATACTTACTTTTGATAACGGGGATAATAATTGTGAAGAATTTACTTATTTAAGTGATTTTATTAAAATAGGTGTAACGGAAAGTACTAATAGCGGAGCTACATTTACAAACCCTTCAGGAGAATACAAATTTTATGTTGGTGCCGGTAGTTATAATATACTCCCGGAATTTGAAAATGATTGGTTTACAGCAACTCCTACGTCTGCAACAATTAATTTTTCAAGTGAAAATGGTTTATCTCAAATTCAGGATTTTTGTATTACAGCAAACGGATCTCACCCTGATGCTGAAATAAACATAATAAGTTTGGAGCCGGCACAACCTGGTATGGATGCTTCTTACAAAATTACTTATAGTAATAAGGGTAACACAATACTTTCAGGCAGTGTTTCGATTAATTACGAGAATGATGTGATGGATTTAGTTTCGGCAAATCCTTTACAGGATAACAACAATAATGGTACAATTGAATGGAATTTCACTGATTTACTTCCATTTGAAAAACGTAGTATAAATGTTGTTTTTAATGTTAATGGGCCAATGGAAAACCCTGCGGTAAATATTAATGACGTATTGACTTATACTGTTAGTGTTGATTTAGACCCGGATACTGATGAAACTCCTCAAGACAACGAATTTATTTATAACGAAGTTGTAGTAGGTTCATTTGATCCTAATGAGATAATTTGTATGGAAGGAGAAATAGTCTCTGTTGAAAATATTGGTGATTACCTTCATTATAACATTAATTTTGAAAATATTGGTAATGCTCAGGCAGTTAATGTAAATGTCATAGAATTAATTGATCTTTCTTTATTTGATATTACTACCTTAGAATTAATTGATGCATCACATGAAGTTGTTATTAGGATTGAAGGAAATATGGTAGAATATAAATTTGAGAATATTAATTTAGGACCACAGGAAAGAGGTAATGTTGCATATAAGATTAAAACATTAAATACGCTTGAAGCAGGTGATTCGGTTGTTCAAAAAGCAAATATATTCTTTGATTATAACTGGCCTATAATGACGAATGAGGCTGTCACTATGTTTGATGTCCTTGCAGGGATAGATGATTTTGAAATGGATAGTTTTATAAAAGTATATCCAAACCCTGCTGAAGATTTTGTGAATATAGCATCTGTTGATAATATAAGTTCAATTGAGGTTTATGATAGTAATGGTAGATTACTACAGATCGCTTTGGTTAATGATACAAATACTGTACTTGAGTTAAGCACTAAAATACAAGGAATATATTATCTTAAGATCATAACAGACAGAGGGACTAAATTTGAAAAAATCATAAAAAAATAA
- the ettA gene encoding energy-dependent translational throttle protein EttA, which translates to MSDDKKVIFSMSRVSKTYQGANKQVLKDIYLSFFYGAKIGILGLNGSGKSSLLKIIAGVDKSYQGDVVFAPGYTVGYLEQEPQLDENKTVIEIVREGVAETVALLDEFNKINDMFGLPEVYEDADKMQKLMDRQAELQDKIDASGAWELDTKLEIAMDALRTPEPDTPIKVLSGGERRRVALCRLLLQQPDVLLLDEPTNHLDAESVLWLEQHLQHYAGTVIAVTHDRYFLDNVAGWILELDRGEGIPWKGNYSSWLDQKSKRLEQEEKTASKRRKTLERELEWVRQGAKGRQTKQKARLQNYDRLLNEDQKQLEEKLEIYIPNGPRLGTNVIEAKGVAKAFGDKLLYDNLNFTLPQAGIVGIIGPNGAGKTTIFKMIMGQENPDKGEFTVGDTVKIAYVDQSHSNIDPEKTIWENFCDGQELIMMGGRQVNSRAYLSRFNFSGSDQNKKVATLSGGERNRLHLAITLKEEGNVLLLDEPTNDLDVNTLRALEEGLDNFAGCGVIISHDRWFLDRVCTHILAFEGDSEVYFFEGSFSEYEENRKKRLGGDLTPKRIKYKKLIRG; encoded by the coding sequence ATGTCAGACGATAAGAAAGTAATATTTTCAATGTCCCGTGTAAGCAAAACTTACCAGGGCGCTAACAAACAGGTATTAAAAGATATATATCTAAGCTTTTTCTACGGAGCTAAAATTGGTATCCTTGGTTTAAACGGATCTGGTAAATCATCGCTTCTTAAAATTATTGCAGGAGTTGATAAAAGCTATCAGGGAGATGTTGTTTTTGCCCCGGGATATACTGTTGGGTATTTGGAGCAGGAACCGCAACTGGATGAAAATAAAACAGTAATCGAAATAGTTCGTGAAGGTGTAGCAGAAACGGTTGCTTTACTTGATGAGTTTAATAAGATTAATGACATGTTTGGCCTTCCTGAGGTTTATGAAGATGCAGATAAAATGCAGAAACTTATGGACCGTCAGGCTGAGCTACAGGATAAAATAGATGCATCTGGTGCATGGGAGCTGGATACTAAGCTTGAAATAGCTATGGATGCTCTTCGTACTCCGGAACCGGATACTCCTATTAAAGTGCTTTCGGGAGGTGAAAGAAGAAGGGTGGCTTTATGTCGTTTACTATTACAACAACCGGATGTATTATTACTGGATGAGCCTACCAACCACCTTGATGCAGAGAGTGTACTTTGGTTAGAGCAACACTTACAGCATTATGCAGGTACTGTTATTGCAGTAACTCACGACCGTTATTTCCTTGATAATGTAGCCGGATGGATTCTTGAACTAGACAGGGGAGAAGGTATTCCGTGGAAAGGAAACTATTCTTCATGGCTTGATCAAAAATCAAAACGTTTAGAGCAGGAAGAAAAAACAGCTTCTAAAAGAAGAAAAACTCTTGAAAGAGAGCTTGAATGGGTTAGACAGGGAGCTAAAGGCCGTCAGACAAAACAGAAAGCCCGTTTACAAAATTACGACAGGTTATTAAACGAAGATCAAAAACAGCTTGAAGAGAAGCTAGAGATTTATATCCCGAACGGACCAAGACTTGGTACTAATGTAATTGAAGCTAAAGGTGTTGCTAAAGCATTTGGCGATAAACTATTATATGATAACCTAAACTTTACTCTTCCTCAGGCAGGTATTGTTGGTATTATTGGTCCTAACGGTGCCGGTAAAACAACAATCTTCAAAATGATAATGGGACAGGAGAATCCGGATAAAGGAGAGTTTACTGTAGGAGATACTGTAAAGATTGCTTATGTAGATCAGTCGCACTCTAACATTGATCCTGAAAAAACAATTTGGGAAAACTTTTGTGACGGACAGGAACTAATCATGATGGGTGGCCGTCAGGTAAATTCAAGGGCATACCTAAGCAGGTTTAATTTTAGTGGTAGCGATCAGAATAAAAAAGTAGCTACGCTTTCAGGAGGTGAGAGAAACAGGCTTCACTTAGCCATCACTCTTAAAGAAGAAGGTAACGTATTGCTGCTGGATGAGCCAACAAACGACCTGGATGTAAATACATTGAGGGCCCTTGAAGAAGGTCTTGATAACTTTGCGGGTTGTGGAGTTATTATTTCGCACGACAGATGGTTCCTTGATAGGGTATGTACACATATCCTTGCTTTTGAAGGAGATTCTGAAGTATACTTCTTTGAGGGAAGTTTCTCTGAATATGAAGAGAACAGGAAAAAACGTTTAGGAGGTGATTTAACGCCTAAGCGTATTAAATACAAAAAACTTATTAGAGGATAA
- a CDS encoding ATP-binding protein: MEKKAFPIPANEKERLEALHDYNILDTFSEQEFDDIVHLASYIYKTPIALVSFIDEKRQWYKAKKGMDVSELPREETFCQHVIMQDDLVEVPDATKHPIFKDNPNVTGDFGVRFYAGVPLKSSEGYNIGTICVVDTVVKEIDDDQRKALKTLAHHVMNQVEIRKRNLEIRKRNSNLREEVARMAKKELESVNRELESYKIALDETSGVIIFDKEGKITFVNDTTCSITKFKRKELIGKSIKDTKTAYGNTGAFSNLWNTISSGAVWRNEVNSETKDGKQYWVEVVVVPFLDSKGVPFKFVEIANDITDRKAVEAELIKAKEIAEKAIFVKDSFMANMSHEIRTPMNAIIGFTDLLARTELNEKQKEFVTNVQTAGDNLLLIINDILDLSKIESGKLVIEKSQFNLKNTLKHVYDLLKVKASQSNVEFNLFLDAHMPETVVGDKGRINQVLMNLAGNALKFTEKGEVTISVKKIEENDGNCKLKFSIKDTGIGIPEDKLNTIFERFTQAEESTTRRFGGTGLGLNIVKQLVELMDGELGVKSTLGKGSEFYFILDFDKICEADTLEEKIEEKKPVESLGKLSILLCEDNILNQHLAKNIIKGFGFDIDIANNGQEGIDLLAKNQYDLILMDLQMPVKDGYQTTVFIREELKNNVPIIAITAHSLIGEQQKCFDLGMNAYVSKPFKQHELLEKIYEVIEK, from the coding sequence ATGGAAAAAAAAGCTTTTCCTATACCTGCTAATGAAAAAGAAAGACTCGAAGCTTTACATGACTATAATATTTTAGATACATTCTCTGAACAGGAGTTTGATGATATTGTTCATTTAGCGTCTTATATATACAAGACCCCTATAGCTTTAGTGTCTTTTATTGATGAAAAAAGACAATGGTATAAAGCTAAAAAAGGGATGGATGTTTCTGAGTTACCCCGAGAGGAAACCTTTTGCCAGCATGTTATAATGCAGGATGATTTAGTTGAAGTACCAGACGCTACAAAACATCCTATATTTAAAGATAACCCAAATGTAACGGGAGACTTTGGTGTACGCTTTTATGCCGGAGTACCTCTAAAATCTTCCGAAGGTTATAACATAGGTACAATTTGTGTTGTTGATACGGTAGTAAAAGAAATTGATGATGATCAGCGTAAAGCACTTAAAACTTTAGCTCATCACGTAATGAATCAGGTTGAAATAAGAAAAAGAAACTTAGAAATAAGGAAAAGAAACTCAAACCTTCGTGAAGAGGTTGCCAGAATGGCAAAGAAAGAGCTGGAATCTGTAAACAGAGAACTTGAAAGTTATAAAATAGCTTTAGATGAAACTTCAGGTGTTATTATTTTTGATAAAGAAGGTAAAATAACTTTTGTAAATGATACAACATGTAGTATTACAAAATTTAAACGTAAAGAATTAATAGGTAAAAGTATTAAGGATACAAAAACTGCTTACGGAAATACAGGGGCATTTTCTAATCTATGGAATACAATTAGCTCAGGTGCTGTATGGAGAAATGAAGTTAACAGTGAGACTAAAGATGGAAAACAGTATTGGGTTGAAGTGGTTGTGGTTCCTTTTTTAGACAGTAAAGGCGTTCCTTTTAAATTTGTAGAAATAGCAAACGACATAACTGACAGAAAAGCTGTAGAAGCAGAATTGATTAAAGCAAAAGAAATTGCAGAGAAAGCTATTTTTGTAAAAGACAGTTTTATGGCCAATATGAGCCATGAGATTCGTACTCCTATGAATGCTATAATAGGCTTTACTGATTTACTGGCACGTACTGAATTAAATGAAAAGCAAAAGGAATTCGTTACGAATGTGCAAACAGCTGGCGACAACCTATTGTTGATTATAAATGATATACTTGATCTTTCAAAAATAGAATCAGGAAAGCTTGTAATAGAGAAGTCACAATTTAATTTAAAGAATACCCTTAAACATGTTTACGATCTTTTAAAAGTAAAGGCTTCTCAAAGCAATGTAGAATTTAATCTGTTTCTTGACGCCCATATGCCGGAGACTGTGGTAGGTGACAAAGGACGTATAAATCAGGTGTTGATGAATCTGGCAGGGAATGCATTAAAATTTACTGAAAAAGGAGAGGTTACAATTTCTGTAAAAAAGATTGAAGAAAACGATGGTAACTGCAAACTTAAGTTCTCTATAAAGGATACCGGTATAGGCATACCTGAAGATAAACTGAATACTATTTTTGAACGTTTTACACAGGCAGAGGAAAGTACTACAAGAAGATTCGGTGGTACAGGATTAGGGCTTAATATCGTTAAGCAGCTTGTAGAGCTTATGGATGGAGAACTGGGTGTAAAGAGTACTCTAGGTAAAGGTTCTGAATTTTATTTTATACTTGATTTTGATAAGATTTGTGAAGCAGATACTCTTGAAGAAAAAATTGAGGAAAAAAAGCCAGTTGAAAGCTTAGGTAAACTTTCCATACTACTTTGTGAGGATAACATACTTAATCAGCATCTTGCCAAAAACATTATAAAAGGATTTGGTTTTGATATTGATATTGCCAATAACGGACAGGAGGGTATAGATTTGCTGGCTAAAAATCAGTATGATCTAATCCTTATGGATCTACAGATGCCAGTAAAAGATGGTTATCAAACAACAGTATTTATAAGGGAAGAATTAAAAAATAATGTTCCTATTATAGCAATTACTGCACACTCATTAATAGGGGAGCAGCAAAAATGTTTTGACTTAGGTATGAATGCCTATGTGTCTAAACCATTTAAGCAGCATGAGCTTCTGGAGAAGATATATGAAGTAATAGAAAAATAA
- a CDS encoding CAL67264 family membrane protein: protein MGMNKNTIFGWASFILFLIGAALVLLGVLKYPDYAIGFSVVGIGFFAISWAFNALKGRI, encoded by the coding sequence ATGGGAATGAACAAAAACACCATCTTCGGGTGGGCTTCATTTATACTGTTCCTTATTGGTGCGGCTCTGGTTCTTTTAGGAGTATTAAAATATCCTGATTATGCTATAGGTTTTTCTGTAGTAGGAATTGGTTTTTTTGCTATCTCCTGGGCATTTAATGCTTTGAAGGGCAGAATCTAA
- the holA gene encoding DNA polymerase III subunit delta, with product MDEVVKIVNDIKQGNIKPIYFFMGEEPYYIDRLTEYIEDNILSEEEKGFNQMVLYGKDVSIEDIMSSARRYPMMAERQVVIVKEAQELSRTIDKLEAYAQNPQPTTVLVFAYKYKTLDKRKKVTKLLDKAGLVYESKKLYENQVADWIKRVLSGKGYTIEPKAAAMLVEFLGNDLSKINNEIEKLLIILPKGSNITPKSIEDNIGISKDYNVFELRKAIGERDQLKAYKIAGHFSQNPKDNPLVMTTGLVFGFFSQLLQYHGLKDKSPGNAAKMLKVNPYFVKDYDIALRNYPMKKVSSIVNALRDIDVKSKGVGANAISQADLLKEMLVKIFN from the coding sequence GTGGACGAAGTAGTAAAAATTGTTAACGATATAAAACAGGGCAACATAAAGCCCATTTATTTTTTTATGGGTGAAGAGCCGTACTATATAGACAGGCTTACCGAATATATTGAAGACAACATACTTAGTGAAGAGGAGAAAGGTTTTAATCAGATGGTGCTTTATGGTAAGGATGTAAGTATTGAAGATATTATGTCGAGCGCCAGGAGATACCCTATGATGGCCGAAAGACAGGTAGTGATAGTAAAGGAGGCCCAGGAACTTTCCAGAACTATTGATAAGCTTGAAGCTTATGCACAAAATCCGCAGCCTACAACAGTTTTGGTATTTGCTTACAAGTATAAAACTCTGGATAAACGTAAAAAAGTTACTAAACTTTTAGATAAGGCCGGACTGGTTTATGAAAGTAAAAAGCTTTATGAAAACCAGGTAGCCGACTGGATTAAAAGAGTGCTTTCGGGTAAAGGGTATACAATTGAGCCCAAGGCTGCTGCAATGCTTGTGGAGTTTTTAGGTAATGACTTAAGTAAGATTAACAATGAGATTGAAAAGCTGTTAATAATACTTCCTAAAGGCAGCAACATAACTCCAAAGAGTATTGAGGATAATATTGGAATAAGTAAAGACTATAATGTTTTTGAACTTAGAAAAGCCATAGGGGAGAGGGATCAGTTAAAGGCATATAAAATAGCCGGTCATTTTTCTCAAAACCCTAAGGATAATCCATTGGTTATGACTACAGGTTTGGTATTTGGTTTCTTTTCGCAACTACTCCAATATCACGGATTAAAAGATAAAAGTCCCGGGAATGCTGCAAAAATGCTTAAGGTTAATCCTTATTTCGTGAAGGATTATGATATAGCACTTCGTAATTATCCTATGAAAAAAGTTAGCAGCATAGTTAATGCTTTACGTGATATAGATGTAAAAAGTAAAGGAGTAGGGGCTAATGCCATATCTCAGGCTGATTTACTTAAAGAGATGCTTGTAAAAATATTTAATTAA
- a CDS encoding type I restriction enzyme HsdR N-terminal domain-containing protein: MQKLNFPNYTFRFKNSENKVAIFDEIRKKFILLTPEEWVRQHVVHYLLNEKKYPKSYINVEKVLKINGLTKRYDVVVFNPDGSIFLLVECKAPQVTITQNTFDQIARYNMTLNANYMMVTNGLNHYFCHMNYEQEKYNFLRELPEFTISR; encoded by the coding sequence ATGCAAAAGCTAAACTTTCCCAATTACACTTTCCGTTTCAAAAATAGTGAAAATAAGGTAGCCATTTTTGATGAAATACGTAAAAAATTTATTCTTCTCACACCGGAGGAATGGGTCAGGCAGCATGTGGTACATTACCTGCTTAATGAAAAAAAATACCCCAAATCTTACATAAACGTTGAGAAAGTATTAAAAATCAACGGACTCACCAAACGATATGATGTAGTGGTTTTTAATCCTGACGGAAGCATTTTTCTACTGGTTGAATGCAAAGCTCCACAAGTTACCATTACTCAAAATACGTTTGACCAGATAGCCCGTTACAACATGACCCTTAATGCTAATTATATGATGGTTACAAACGGGTTAAATCATTACTTTTGCCATATGAACTATGAACAGGAAAAATATAATTTTCTGCGAGAACTGCCTGAATTTACAATAAGCCGATGA
- a CDS encoding glycosyltransferase family 2 protein — MNNIAVVILNWNGKALLEEFLPYIIKYSENAAIYVADNASTDTSIEYVKTAFTQIKIIQNKGNFGYAKGYNEALKEVDEEIYALVNSDIEVTPNWLLPIAELFDKDKETAIVQPKILDYYKRDTFEYAGAAGGFIDKYGFAYCRGRVFETIEQDNGQYNDISDIFWASGACFFIRKNVFWELGGFDEDFFAHQEEIDLCWRAFNQNYKAKVCGTSHVFHVGGATLKNTNPKKTFLNFRNSLWMMLKNLPTGKLFPVLFVRLFQDGLASMRFLYQGKFVFLWAVLKSHFYFYLYLFRFLNKRKSKQYKNYYKTNSIVYNYFVLGKKNFNNSL, encoded by the coding sequence ATGAATAATATTGCCGTTGTTATTTTAAACTGGAACGGAAAAGCACTTTTAGAAGAGTTTTTACCTTACATCATTAAATATTCTGAAAATGCAGCTATATATGTTGCAGACAATGCTTCTACCGACACCTCTATAGAGTATGTAAAAACTGCTTTTACTCAAATTAAAATTATACAGAACAAAGGCAATTTTGGCTATGCAAAAGGGTACAATGAAGCCCTTAAGGAAGTTGATGAAGAAATTTATGCTTTAGTAAACTCTGATATTGAGGTTACCCCTAACTGGCTTTTACCAATAGCCGAGTTATTTGATAAAGACAAAGAAACAGCCATAGTACAACCCAAAATACTTGACTATTACAAAAGAGATACTTTTGAATATGCCGGAGCTGCCGGTGGTTTTATTGATAAATACGGTTTTGCTTATTGCAGGGGTCGTGTTTTTGAAACTATTGAGCAGGATAATGGCCAGTACAATGACATTTCAGATATTTTTTGGGCTTCTGGCGCCTGCTTTTTTATACGAAAAAATGTTTTTTGGGAGCTTGGAGGATTTGATGAAGACTTTTTTGCCCATCAGGAAGAAATAGACCTTTGCTGGCGTGCATTTAACCAAAACTATAAAGCAAAAGTTTGTGGCACGTCTCATGTGTTTCATGTAGGCGGAGCCACACTAAAAAATACTAACCCTAAGAAGACTTTTCTCAACTTCAGGAACTCATTATGGATGATGCTTAAGAATCTTCCCACAGGCAAACTTTTCCCTGTACTATTTGTCCGACTTTTTCAGGACGGATTAGCAAGTATGCGGTTTCTTTATCAAGGCAAATTTGTCTTTTTATGGGCTGTTTTAAAGTCTCATTTTTATTTTTATTTATATCTGTTCAGATTTTTAAATAAAAGAAAATCAAAGCAGTATAAAAATTACTATAAAACAAATAGTATCGTTTACAATTATTTCGTTTTAGGTAAGAAAAATTTTAACAATAGTTTATAG